One Cuculus canorus isolate bCucCan1 chromosome 1, bCucCan1.pri, whole genome shotgun sequence DNA segment encodes these proteins:
- the SLC10A2 gene encoding ileal sodium/bile acid cotransporter: protein MQTYLLSQQFNAGSLAENSTACPANATVCNGTSCVLAEDNFNETLSVILSAVLTTMLALVMFSMGCNVEVKRFWEHVKRPWGIFVGFLCQFGIMPLTAFLLSLAFNVLPVQAVVVLIMGCCPGGTASNIIAYWVDGDMDLSISMTTSSTLLAMGMMPLCLFIYTKMWTDSSAIVLPYNSIGISLVALVIPVSLGMYVNYRWPSKAKIILKIGSIVGAILIVVIAVVGGILYKGSWVISPKLWIIGTIFPAAGYSLGFFLARIAGLSWHRCRTVSLETGMQNTQLCSTIVQLSFTPEQLELMFTFPLIYSIFQLVFALLILAGYRIYIKRRVKTKTDVEKTGEKEDTKSTPPHSKINGGFVSNETITTVPTS, encoded by the exons atgCAGACATACCTTCTCTCCCAGCAGTTTAACGCTGGGTCTTTGGCAGAAAACTCCACGGCTTGTCCAGCAAATGCTACTGTTTGCAATGGCACATCTTGTGTGTTAgcagaagataattttaatgaaacctTGAGCGTAATTTTAAGTGCTGTTCTAACAACCATGCTGGCTTTGGTGATGTTCTCCATGGGTTGCAATGTGGAAGTTAAGAGATTTTGGGAACACGTAAAAAGACCATGGGGTATTTTTGTTGGTTTCCTTTGCCAGTTTGGAATTATGCCTCTCACAGCCTTCTTGCTGTCCCTGGCCTTTAACGTGCTTCCTGTTCAAGCTGTCGTGGTGCTGATCATgggatgctgcccaggaggTACAGCCTCCAATATCATCGCCTACTGGGTGGATGGAGACATGGACCTAAG CATTAGTATGACAACTTCCTCCACACTGCTTGCAATGGGAATGATGCCACTTTGTCTCTTTATTTACACCAAGATGTGGACTGATTCTAGTGCAATTGTACTCCCTTACAACAGCATTG gaatttCACTGGTAGCTCTTGTAATTCCTGTTTCACTTGGAATGTATGTTAACTACAGATGGCCTAGTAAAGCAAAAATCATACTTAAG ATCGGTTCCATTGTGGGAGCAATCCTCATCGTGGTCATTGCTGTCGTTGGGGGAATACTCTACAAAGGCTCCTGGGTTATCTCACCCAAATTATGGATCATTGGCACCATATTTCCAGCAGCTGGTTATTCTCTGGGATTCTTTCTGGCCCGCATTGCTGGTCTGTCTTGGCACAG atgtcGTACAGTGTCTCTGGAAACAGGCATGCAAAACACTCAGCTGTGTTCAACTATAGTACAGCTATCCTTCACCCCTGAACAACTTGAGCTGATGTTTACTTTCCCACTCATCTACAGCATTTTCCAGCTGGTGTTTGCACTGCTAATTTTAGCAG GCTACCGTATTTACATAAAACGCCgagtgaaaacaaagacagatgTCGagaaaacaggggaaaaagaagatacAAAATCAACACCACCACATTCTAAAATAAATGGAGGATTTGTATCAAATGAGACAATCACCACTGTTCCCACCAGCTGA